In Sander vitreus isolate 19-12246 chromosome 12, sanVit1, whole genome shotgun sequence, the following proteins share a genomic window:
- the calr3b gene encoding calreticulin 3b, producing MGKMQVLGVVSVILAVYCVHAKVYFREEFLDGDEWRSRWVNSKHKSDYGEWKLTAGNFYGDAEKDKGLQTSQDARFYATSARFEPFSNEDKPLVIQFTVKHEQKIDCGGGYVKVFPADLDQADMHGDSSYYIMFGPDICGYSTKKVHVIFNYKGKNHLIKKEIKCKDDELTHMYTLILNPDQTYEVKIDNEKVESGSLEDDWDFLPPKKIKDPEAKKPEDWDDRAKIDDADDTKPEGWDKPENIPDPDAKKPEDWDEDMDGEWEPPMIPNPEYKGEWKPKQIDNPNYKGPWVHPEIDNPEYSPDSNIYKFDKVSVLGLDLWQVKSGTIFDNFLITDDVKEAEDITMETWGVTKEPESKMKQEQDDLKRKEEEEKNKEQDTEVDDNNDDDDDDDDDGGDDDDDEDIDEEETMDDMEEALAEMDDEEAKPKDEL from the exons ATGGGAAAAATGCAAGTCTTGGGTGTAGTTTCGGTAATATTAGCGGTGTACTGCGTGCATGCAAAGGTTTACTTTCGGGAGGAGTTTCTGGACGGTG ATGAATGGAGAAGTCGCTGGGTAAACTCCAAACACAAATCTGATTATGGAGAGTGGAAACTAACGGCTGGCAACTTCTATGGAGATGCTGAGAAAGACAAAG GTCTGCAAACAAGCCAGGATGCTCGTTTCTATGCTACCTCTGCCCGTTTTGAGCCTTTCAGCAATGAGGACAAGCCTTTGGTCATTCAGTTTACAGTTAAGCATGAGCAAAAGATTGACTGTGGTGGTGGCTATGTGAAGGTATTCCCTGCTGACTTGGATCAGGCTGACATGCATGGAGATTCCTCATACTACATCATGTTTG GCCCTGATATCTGTGGCTACAGCACCAAGAAAGTCCACGTCATCTTCAATTACAAGGGCAAGAATCACCTCATCAAGAAAGAGATTAAGTGCAAG GATGATGAGCTGACCCACATGTACACGCTAATCCTGAATCCAGATCAGACCTATGAGGTGAAGATTGATAACGAGAAGGTAGAATCTGGCAGTCTGGAGGATGACTGGGACTTCCTGCCACCTAAGAAAATTAAGGACCCCGAAGCCAAGAAGCCAGAGGACTGGGATGATCGTGCCAAGATTGACGATGCTGATGACACCAAGCCTGAG GGCTGGGACAAACCTGAAAACATTCCAGACCCTGATGCTAAAAAGCCTGAAGACTGGGATGAGGATATGGATGGAGAGTGGGAGCCACCCATGATCCCAAACCCAGAGTACAAG GGAGAATGGAAGCCCAAACAGATCGACAACCCCAACTACAAAGGACCCTGGGTGCATCCTGAGATTGACAATCCGGAATACAGTCCTGATTCAAACATCTACAAGTTTGACAAAGTTTCTGTTTTAGGACTTGATCTTTGGCag gtgAAATCTGGTACCATCTTTGACAACTTCCTGATCACAGACGATGTAAAGGAAGCAGAAGACATTACAATGGAGACATGGGGTGTGACAAAG GAACCAGAGAGTAAAATGAAACAGGAGCAAGATGACCTGAAAcggaaagaagaggaggaaaagaacaaagaacaagACACCGAAGttgatgataataatgatgatgatgatgatgatgatgatgatggtggtgatgatgatgatgatgaagacatTGATGAGGAAGAAACAATGGATGACATGGAGGAGGCACTTGCAGAAATGGATGACGAGGAAGCAAAGCCTAAAGATGAGCTTTGA